The following proteins come from a genomic window of Canis aureus isolate CA01 chromosome 3, VMU_Caureus_v.1.0, whole genome shotgun sequence:
- the RBM7 gene encoding RNA-binding protein 7 isoform X3 has protein sequence MESNFLGGPSKFSLDQHHLGNSSPTSTSPSRYERTVDNMTPSAQIIQRSFSSPENFQRQAVMNSVLRQMSYGGKFGSPHLDPSGFSPSHSHSFNQSSSSQWRQDTPSSQRKGRQNSHPYIPDRHYSREQRYSDHGSDHHYRGSRDDYFYEDRNPEGWSHDYDNRRDSNRDGKWRSSRH, from the exons ATGGAATCAAACTTTTTGGGAGGCCCATCAAAATTCAGTTTAGATCAG CATCATCTTGGAAACTCAAGCCCTACCTCTACATCTCCCAGCAG gTATGAAAGGACTGTGGATAATATGACTCCATCAGCACAGATAATTCAGAGATCTTTCTCTTCTCCAGAAAATTTTCAGAGACAAGCAGTG ATGAACAGTGTTTTGAGACAGATGTCCTATGGTGGGAAATTTGGTTCTCCACACCTGGATCCATCAGGATTTTCCCCATCACATAGTCACAGTTTCAACCAGTCTTCAAGCTCCCAGTGGCGCCAAGATACACCATCATCACAGCGTAAAGGCAGACAGAATTCTCATCCCTATATACCAGATAGACACTATAGCCGAGAACAGCGTTACAGTGATCATGGGTCTGACCATCATTACAGAGGAAGCAGAGATGACTACTTCTATGAAGATAGAAATCCCGAAGGCTGGAGCCATGACTATGATAACAGAAGAGACAGTAACCGAGATGGAAAATGGCGTTCATCTCGACACTAA
- the RBM7 gene encoding RNA-binding protein 7 isoform X2, translating to MNLLNGIKLFGRPIKIQFRSGSSHASQDVNLLYPQHHLGNSSPTSTSPSRYERTVDNMTPSAQIIQRSFSSPENFQRQAVMNSVLRQMSYGGKFGSPHLDPSGFSPSHSHSFNQSSSSQWRQDTPSSQRKGRQNSHPYIPDRHYSREQRYSDHGSDHHYRGSRDDYFYEDRNPEGWSHDYDNRRDSNRDGKWRSSRH from the exons ATGAACCTACTTAATGGAATCAAACTTTTTGGGAGGCCCATCAAAATTCAGTTTAGATCAG GAAGTAGCCATGCCTCACAGGATGTCAATTTGTTGTATCCCCAGCATCATCTTGGAAACTCAAGCCCTACCTCTACATCTCCCAGCAG gTATGAAAGGACTGTGGATAATATGACTCCATCAGCACAGATAATTCAGAGATCTTTCTCTTCTCCAGAAAATTTTCAGAGACAAGCAGTG ATGAACAGTGTTTTGAGACAGATGTCCTATGGTGGGAAATTTGGTTCTCCACACCTGGATCCATCAGGATTTTCCCCATCACATAGTCACAGTTTCAACCAGTCTTCAAGCTCCCAGTGGCGCCAAGATACACCATCATCACAGCGTAAAGGCAGACAGAATTCTCATCCCTATATACCAGATAGACACTATAGCCGAGAACAGCGTTACAGTGATCATGGGTCTGACCATCATTACAGAGGAAGCAGAGATGACTACTTCTATGAAGATAGAAATCCCGAAGGCTGGAGCCATGACTATGATAACAGAAGAGACAGTAACCGAGATGGAAAATGGCGTTCATCTCGACACTAA
- the RBM7 gene encoding RNA-binding protein 7 isoform X1 yields MGAAAAEADRTLFVGNLETKVTEELLFELFHQAGPVVKVKIPKDKDGKPKQFAFVNFKHEVSVPYAMNLLNGIKLFGRPIKIQFRSGSSHASQDVNLLYPQHHLGNSSPTSTSPSRYERTVDNMTPSAQIIQRSFSSPENFQRQAVMNSVLRQMSYGGKFGSPHLDPSGFSPSHSHSFNQSSSSQWRQDTPSSQRKGRQNSHPYIPDRHYSREQRYSDHGSDHHYRGSRDDYFYEDRNPEGWSHDYDNRRDSNRDGKWRSSRH; encoded by the exons atgggggcggcggcggcggaggcggacCGCACGCTCTTTGTGGGCAACCTGGAGACGAAGGTGACCGAGGAGCTCCTCTTCGAGCTTTTCCACCAG gCTGGGCCTGTAGTAAAAGTGAAAATCCCAAAAGATAAGGATGGTAAACCAAAGCAGTTTGCATTTGTGAATTTCAAGCACGAAGTGTCTGTTCCTTATGCGATGAACCTACTTAATGGAATCAAACTTTTTGGGAGGCCCATCAAAATTCAGTTTAGATCAG GAAGTAGCCATGCCTCACAGGATGTCAATTTGTTGTATCCCCAGCATCATCTTGGAAACTCAAGCCCTACCTCTACATCTCCCAGCAG gTATGAAAGGACTGTGGATAATATGACTCCATCAGCACAGATAATTCAGAGATCTTTCTCTTCTCCAGAAAATTTTCAGAGACAAGCAGTG ATGAACAGTGTTTTGAGACAGATGTCCTATGGTGGGAAATTTGGTTCTCCACACCTGGATCCATCAGGATTTTCCCCATCACATAGTCACAGTTTCAACCAGTCTTCAAGCTCCCAGTGGCGCCAAGATACACCATCATCACAGCGTAAAGGCAGACAGAATTCTCATCCCTATATACCAGATAGACACTATAGCCGAGAACAGCGTTACAGTGATCATGGGTCTGACCATCATTACAGAGGAAGCAGAGATGACTACTTCTATGAAGATAGAAATCCCGAAGGCTGGAGCCATGACTATGATAACAGAAGAGACAGTAACCGAGATGGAAAATGGCGTTCATCTCGACACTAA
- the C3H11orf71 gene encoding uncharacterized protein C11orf71 homolog — MSASPPPARGRRVAAGALTAHSRKPHVLALPGVPGVPGVPGVPDAQTQAHAREESPGERRVLARPRLRLWPRWRAVAASETGWTEAGSREGAAVTEGRTNPCGQRLKMAVNLVSLWAGDQRSRVASRAPPGDLSPSAAALALVSGDGLLVAAPEARLPGRVPRQAGRPSVRPESPTRPIKGRDPDGRARSRQTRGAPYAIPAVKPAPLRPLLRRRPLAARLPA; from the exons atGTCAGCGTCGCCCCCTCCCGCACGAGGCCGAAGGGTCGCCGCCGGCGCACTCACTGCGCACTCTCGGAAACCCCACGTCCTCGCCCTCCCCGGCGTCCCCGGCGTCCCCGGCGTCCCCGGCGTCCCCGAC GCGCAGACGCAGGCGCATGCGCGCGAGGAGAGCCCCGGCGAGAGGCGGGTCCTCGCTCGGCCGCGGCTCCGGTTATGGCCGCGTTGGCGGGCGGTGGCGGCGTCCGAGACGGGCTGGACTGAAGCGGGCAGCCGCGAGGGAGCCGCCGTGACCGAGGGACGTACCAACCCCTGCGGGCAGCGTTTGAAGATGGCCGTGAACTTGGTGTCCCTGTGGGCCGGCGACCAAAGGAGCAGGGTGGCCTCCCGCGCGCCCCCGGGCGACCTCAGCCCGTCCGCCGCGGCGCTGGCGCTGGTCTCCGGAGACGGCCTCCTGGTCGCCGCGCCCGAGGCGAGGCTCCCGGGGCGCGTTCCTCGGCAGGCGGGGCGGCCGAGCGTGCGCCCCGAGAGCCCGACGCGCCCTATAAAGGGTCGGGACCCTGACGGGCGGGCCCGGAGCCGCCAGACCCGAGGCGCGCCGTACGCGATCCCGGCCGTGAAGCCGGCCCCGCTGCGGCCCTTGCTGCGGCGCCGCCCGCTCGCGGCCCGCCTCCCGGCCTGA